In Plasmodium gaboni strain SY75 chromosome 11, whole genome shotgun sequence, the following proteins share a genomic window:
- a CDS encoding putative glycerol-3-phosphate dehydrogenase, which produces MLKFSILYFYLIFQVITCFSVNQINVGNKYSLIGNPQNNVPLKVSIIGSGNWGTVVSKIIGINAQKLKIFHPIVKMYVKEEIVEEEKLSDIINKKKENIKYMKGMKIPENILAISNLKEVIDDADLLIFVLPHQYLDNVLDEILQNNNLKKNARAISLIKGIKMIKSKPQLLSDMIEKKLDIECLALSGSNIAEELSREHFSESTIGFEKKGNEVIWQNLFDRTYFKVNCIQDKPGVEICGALKNVIALGVGFIDGLTASYNTKSAIIRIGLEEMKKFAKMFFPKVLDETFLDSCGLADLITTCLGGRNFKCAKEFAKRKGKDSWELIEAELLNGQKLQGTDTTKEVYDVLEYHQLKNEFPLICTIYEISFQKKNPCSIIDVLSTKKLRNIKYK; this is translated from the exons ttctttGATAGGAAATCCTCAAAATAATGTACCATTAAAG gTATCTATTATTGGTAGTGGGAATTGGGGTACAGTCGTTTCAAAAATAATTGGAATAAACGCTCAAAagttaaaaatatttcatcCAATT GTTAAAATGTATGTTAAAGAAGAAATTGTGGAGGAAGAAAAACTATCTGATATTATCaataaaaagaaagaaaacataaaatatatgaaagGAATGAAAATTCCTGAAAATATTCTAGCAATTTCAAACTTGAAGGAAGTTATAGATGATGCAGATTTGttaatatttgtattacCGCACCAATACTTGGAT AATGTGCTTGATGAGATTTTACAAAATAACAATCTTAAGAAAAACGCAAGAGCCATTAGTCTAATAAAAGgaataaaaatgataaaatcAAAACCTCAACTACTATCAGATATgatagaaaaaaaattagataTTGAATGCTTGGCCTTGTCAGGATCAAACATAGCAGaa GAATTATCTCGTGAACACTTTAGTGAAAGTACTATAGGTTTCgaaaaaaaaggaaatgAGGTGATATGGCaaaatttatttgataGGACATATTTTAAAGTCAATTGTATACAAGATAAACCAGGAGTAGAA ATATGTGGTGCTctaaaaaatgttatagCTTTAGGGGTTGGATTTATAGATGGTTTAACAGCTAGCTATAATACAAAATCGGCTATTATTCGTATTGGCTTAGAAGAGATGAAAAAATTTGCTAAAATGTTTTTCCCCAAGGTTTTGGAC GAAACCTTTTTAGACAGTTGTGGACTAGCGGATCTTATAACCACATGTTTGGGAGGAAGAAATTTTAAGTGTGCAAAAGAATTTGCCAAGAGAAAAGGGAAAGACTCATGGGAATTAATAGAAGCGGAATTATTGAATGGGCAAAAACTTCAg GGGACTGATACAACAAAAGAAGTATATGATGTTTTGGAATATCATCAATTGAAAAACGAATTTCCATTAATCTGTACAATTTATGAAATATcatttcaaaaaaaaaatccATGTAGTATTATTGATGTTCTTtcaacaaaaaaattaagaaatataaaatacaaataa